From the genome of Azospira restricta, one region includes:
- a CDS encoding TIGR00645 family protein yields the protein MNQIVKVLETTIFASRWVQAPLYLGLIIAQVVYCYLFMIELSHLVHNAFGGKPISEADVMLVVLGLIDVVMIANLLIMVIVGGYETFVSRLDLEGHPDQPEWLSHVNAGVLKIKLSTAIIGISSIHLLKTFINASNLSEHTIKWQVIIHVVFLISAAAMAWVDKLMNETLILQHQSKHH from the coding sequence ATGAATCAAATCGTCAAAGTTCTCGAAACCACGATTTTCGCCAGCCGCTGGGTCCAGGCGCCGCTCTACCTCGGCCTGATCATTGCCCAGGTGGTCTATTGCTACCTGTTCATGATCGAGCTCTCGCACCTCGTGCACAACGCGTTCGGCGGCAAGCCGATCAGCGAGGCCGACGTGATGCTGGTCGTGCTCGGACTGATCGACGTGGTGATGATCGCCAACCTGCTGATCATGGTCATCGTCGGCGGCTACGAGACCTTCGTTTCGCGCCTCGACCTCGAAGGCCACCCGGACCAGCCGGAATGGCTGTCGCACGTCAATGCCGGCGTGCTGAAAATCAAGCTGTCGACGGCGATCATCGGCATCTCGTCGATCCACCTGCTGAAGACCTTCATCAACGCCAGCAACCTGAGCGAACACACGATCAAGTGGCAGGTGATCATCCACGTCGTGTTCCTCATCTCCGCCGCGGCCATGGCCTGGGTGGACAAGCTGATGAACGAAACGCTGATTCTGCAGCACCAGTCGAAACACCACTGA
- the acs gene encoding acetate--CoA ligase yields the protein MAIESVLQENRVFDPPADLVKNAAVPGMEAYKALCAEADKDYEGYWARLAKEHLVWKQPFTKTLNEANYPFYKWFEDGKLNVSYNCLDKNVDAGLGDKVALIFEADDGKVTRVTYKELLAKTCQFANALKARGVKKGDRVVIYLPMSVEGIVAMQACARIGAIHSVVFGGFSAQSIRDRVNDAGAVAIITADEQCRGGKAIPLKPAVDEAIGLGGCESIKTVFVYQRTGGACNMVAGRDITWADAVAGQATTCEPEWVEAEHPLFLLYTSGSTGKPKGVQHSSGGYLLHAILTTKWTFDLKANDVFWCTADIGWVTGHTYITYGPLACGGTEIVFEGVPTYPDAGRFWKMIQDHKATIFYTAPTAIRSLIKAADTNPAVAPKNYDLSSLRILGSVGEPINPEAWMWYYNNVGGGKCPIMDTFWQTETGGHMITPLPGVTPLVPGSCTLPFPGIQATIVDETGTEVDWGKGGFLVVKKPWPSMIRTIWGDPDRFKKSYYPEDLGGKLYLAGDGAVRDAKNGYFTIMGRIDDVLNVSGHRMGTMEIESALVSNPKVAEAAVVGRPDDLTGEAICAFVVLKGARPNGDEAKKVVKELQDWVGKEIGPIAKPKDIRFGENLPKTRSGKIMRRLLRSLAKGEEITQDVSTLENPAILDQLKQAAG from the coding sequence ATGGCTATTGAATCCGTCCTGCAGGAAAACCGCGTTTTCGATCCCCCGGCGGATCTGGTGAAGAACGCGGCCGTTCCGGGCATGGAGGCGTACAAGGCGCTGTGCGCCGAAGCCGACAAGGACTACGAAGGTTACTGGGCGCGCCTCGCCAAGGAGCACCTGGTCTGGAAGCAGCCCTTCACCAAGACCCTCAACGAAGCCAACTACCCGTTCTACAAGTGGTTCGAGGACGGCAAGCTCAACGTCTCGTACAACTGCCTCGACAAGAACGTCGATGCCGGCCTCGGCGACAAGGTCGCGCTGATCTTCGAAGCCGACGACGGCAAGGTGACCCGGGTCACCTACAAGGAACTGCTGGCGAAGACCTGTCAGTTCGCCAACGCGCTGAAGGCGCGCGGCGTCAAGAAGGGCGACCGCGTCGTCATCTACCTGCCGATGTCGGTCGAAGGCATCGTCGCCATGCAAGCCTGTGCCCGCATCGGCGCCATCCACTCGGTGGTCTTCGGCGGCTTCTCGGCGCAGTCGATCCGCGACCGCGTCAATGACGCCGGCGCCGTCGCCATCATCACCGCCGACGAGCAGTGCCGCGGCGGCAAGGCGATCCCGCTGAAGCCGGCGGTCGACGAGGCGATCGGCCTCGGCGGCTGCGAGTCGATCAAGACCGTGTTCGTCTACCAGCGCACCGGCGGCGCCTGCAACATGGTTGCCGGCCGCGACATCACCTGGGCCGACGCCGTCGCCGGCCAGGCCACCACCTGCGAACCGGAGTGGGTCGAAGCCGAACACCCGCTGTTCCTGCTCTACACCTCGGGCTCGACCGGCAAGCCGAAGGGCGTCCAGCACTCGTCGGGCGGCTACCTGCTGCACGCGATCCTGACCACCAAGTGGACCTTCGACCTGAAGGCCAACGACGTCTTCTGGTGCACCGCCGACATCGGCTGGGTTACCGGCCACACCTACATCACCTACGGCCCGCTCGCCTGCGGCGGCACCGAGATCGTCTTCGAAGGCGTGCCCACCTACCCGGATGCCGGCCGCTTCTGGAAGATGATCCAGGACCACAAGGCCACCATCTTCTACACCGCGCCGACGGCGATCCGTTCGCTGATCAAGGCCGCCGACACCAACCCGGCGGTGGCGCCGAAGAACTACGACCTGTCCAGCCTGCGCATCCTCGGTTCGGTCGGCGAGCCGATCAACCCGGAAGCCTGGATGTGGTATTACAACAACGTCGGCGGCGGCAAGTGCCCGATCATGGACACCTTCTGGCAGACCGAGACCGGCGGCCACATGATCACCCCGCTGCCGGGCGTGACGCCGCTGGTGCCGGGTTCCTGCACGCTGCCCTTCCCGGGCATCCAGGCGACCATCGTCGACGAGACCGGTACCGAAGTGGACTGGGGCAAGGGCGGCTTCCTCGTCGTCAAGAAGCCGTGGCCGTCGATGATCCGCACCATCTGGGGCGATCCGGACCGCTTCAAGAAGTCGTACTACCCGGAAGACCTCGGCGGCAAGCTCTACCTCGCCGGCGACGGCGCGGTGCGTGACGCCAAGAACGGCTACTTCACGATCATGGGCCGCATCGACGACGTGCTGAACGTCTCCGGCCACCGCATGGGCACGATGGAAATCGAGTCGGCGCTGGTGTCGAACCCGAAGGTCGCGGAAGCCGCCGTCGTCGGCCGTCCGGACGACCTCACCGGCGAGGCGATCTGCGCCTTCGTCGTGTTGAAGGGCGCCCGCCCGAACGGCGACGAGGCGAAGAAGGTGGTCAAGGAACTGCAGGACTGGGTCGGCAAGGAGATCGGTCCGATCGCCAAGCCGAAGGACATCCGCTTCGGCGAGAACCTGCCGAAGACCCGTTCCGGCAAGATCATGCGCCGTCTGCTGCGTTCGCTGGCGAAGGGCGAGGAGATCACCCAGGACGTTTCCACGCTGGAGAACCCGGCGATCCTCGACCAGCTCAAGCAGGCCGCAGGTTAA
- a CDS encoding DUF294 nucleotidyltransferase-like domain-containing protein has protein sequence MSTHATRMLVDATIEALRRHSPFDRMEREALAFLAERARLGYFPKDSHIVTPEMGPVNTFYIIQRGKVLARQSGEINVTEYSSLTLGTGECFPIGSVMARRASTNSYLALEDTFCYQLAADDFVQLMQMSQQFNLFCTQYIATLLNQSRRQLQVQFAQRAAEQQSMSSPLSAIITKAPVSVAPETPIRQVVETMVSGHVGSMVVVDENRQPIGIFTQSDALKRILLPGLSLDRPIADVMSPHPHALSEHAHVYDAALAMAMHSVRHVLAVDGEGRLKGVVSERDLFTLQRVGLRQIRQSIEGAQNIAVLKQAGADVRQLALNMLAQGVGAEQLTQFISALNDTVTRRVIQLNLATHDLYGIEWAWLSFGSEGRDEQTFSTDQDNGIIYICPDIMNREELELRLLGFAQDVNRDLDAVGFPFCKGNIMASNPELCLTLEAWEEKFSKWIRVPEPKALLNASIFFDFRALHGATHLADRLRMSLLNMVKSQGVFLRMMAGNALTVQPPLGKIRDFVTDLSPDHPGCIDLKTYGARLFIDAARIFALATGLYNTNTVQRIRLAGQRLGMAPDETAAIVEGFNFIQLLRLRHQHFENEHGRPGDNFINPEQLNELDRRILKESFRQARKLQQRLKLDYQV, from the coding sequence ATGAGTACACACGCGACCAGGATGCTGGTGGATGCGACGATCGAGGCGCTGCGCCGTCATTCGCCGTTCGACCGCATGGAGCGCGAGGCGCTGGCCTTCCTCGCCGAGCGCGCCAGGCTCGGCTACTTCCCGAAGGACTCGCACATCGTCACCCCCGAGATGGGGCCGGTGAATACCTTCTACATCATCCAGCGCGGCAAGGTGCTCGCCCGCCAGTCGGGCGAGATCAACGTCACCGAATACTCGTCGCTGACGCTGGGCACCGGCGAATGCTTCCCGATCGGCTCGGTGATGGCGCGCCGCGCCTCGACCAATTCCTACCTCGCGCTCGAGGACACCTTCTGCTACCAGCTCGCCGCCGACGACTTCGTGCAGCTGATGCAGATGAGCCAGCAGTTCAACCTGTTCTGCACGCAGTACATCGCGACCCTGCTCAACCAGTCGCGCCGCCAGCTGCAGGTGCAGTTCGCGCAGCGCGCCGCCGAGCAGCAGTCGATGAGCTCGCCGCTGTCGGCGATCATCACCAAGGCGCCGGTCTCGGTCGCGCCGGAGACGCCGATCCGGCAGGTGGTCGAGACCATGGTCTCCGGCCACGTCGGTTCGATGGTGGTGGTCGACGAGAACCGGCAGCCGATCGGCATCTTCACGCAGTCGGACGCGCTGAAGCGCATCCTGCTCCCCGGCCTGTCGCTCGATCGCCCGATCGCCGACGTGATGTCGCCGCATCCGCACGCGCTGTCCGAGCATGCGCATGTCTACGACGCGGCGCTGGCGATGGCGATGCACAGCGTGCGCCACGTGCTCGCCGTCGACGGCGAGGGACGGCTGAAGGGCGTCGTCTCCGAGCGCGACCTGTTCACGCTGCAGCGCGTCGGCCTGCGGCAGATCCGCCAGTCGATCGAGGGCGCGCAGAACATCGCGGTGCTGAAGCAGGCCGGTGCCGACGTGCGCCAGCTGGCGCTCAACATGCTGGCGCAGGGCGTCGGCGCCGAACAGCTGACGCAGTTCATCTCGGCGCTGAACGACACCGTGACGCGACGCGTGATCCAGCTGAACCTCGCCACGCACGACCTCTACGGCATCGAGTGGGCCTGGCTGTCGTTCGGCTCGGAAGGGCGCGACGAGCAGACCTTCAGCACCGACCAGGACAACGGGATCATCTACATCTGTCCGGACATCATGAACCGCGAGGAGCTCGAGCTGCGCCTGCTCGGCTTCGCGCAGGACGTGAACCGCGACCTCGACGCGGTCGGCTTCCCGTTCTGCAAGGGCAACATCATGGCCAGCAATCCCGAGCTGTGCCTGACGCTGGAGGCCTGGGAGGAGAAGTTTTCGAAGTGGATCCGCGTGCCGGAGCCGAAGGCGCTGCTGAACGCGTCGATCTTCTTCGACTTCCGCGCGCTGCACGGCGCGACGCACCTCGCCGACCGGCTGCGCATGAGCCTCCTGAACATGGTCAAGTCGCAGGGGGTTTTCCTGCGCATGATGGCCGGCAACGCGCTCACGGTGCAGCCGCCGCTGGGCAAGATCCGCGATTTCGTGACCGACTTGAGTCCCGACCATCCCGGCTGCATCGACCTGAAGACCTACGGCGCGCGACTGTTCATCGACGCGGCGCGCATCTTCGCGCTGGCCACCGGCCTCTACAACACCAACACCGTGCAGCGCATCCGCCTCGCCGGCCAGCGCCTGGGCATGGCGCCCGACGAAACGGCGGCGATCGTCGAGGGCTTCAACTTCATCCAGCTGCTGCGCTTGCGGCACCAGCATTTCGAGAACGAGCACGGCCGCCCGGGCGACAACTTCATCAACCCCGAGCAGCTGAACGAACTCGACCGGCGCATCCTGAAGGAGTCGTTCCGCCAGGCGCGCAAGCTGCAGCAGCGGCTGAAGCTGGACTACCAGGTGTGA
- a CDS encoding 3'-5' exonuclease, giving the protein MRWLKNLFGGGETFAAVDLPPAQAAALEAWRQRPAEDFTQPHFRTRYVVVDVEASGLNMLKDNLISIGAVAVGGGLIDPADSFQAVLRQEQVSSHENILIHGIGGSAQQDGMEPAAALLAFLDYIGKAPLVAYHAEFDQAMIDRALQRYLGVSLELPWIDLAWVLPELFRERIDAQVQLDDWLGLFGIGNFLRHNAVADAYATAQLLQVALTRGAARGKESAQVFMDTEKARRWVRRGG; this is encoded by the coding sequence ATGCGCTGGCTGAAGAACCTGTTCGGCGGCGGCGAGACCTTTGCCGCGGTCGACCTGCCGCCGGCGCAGGCGGCGGCGCTGGAGGCCTGGCGCCAGCGGCCGGCCGAGGACTTCACGCAGCCGCACTTCCGCACGCGCTACGTGGTGGTCGACGTCGAGGCGAGCGGGCTCAACATGCTCAAGGACAACCTGATCTCGATCGGCGCGGTGGCGGTCGGCGGCGGCCTGATCGACCCCGCCGACAGCTTCCAGGCAGTGCTGCGCCAGGAGCAGGTCAGCTCGCACGAGAACATCCTGATCCACGGCATCGGCGGCAGCGCGCAGCAGGACGGCATGGAGCCGGCGGCGGCGCTGCTCGCCTTCCTCGACTACATCGGCAAGGCGCCGCTGGTCGCCTACCACGCCGAGTTCGACCAGGCGATGATCGACCGCGCGCTGCAGCGCTACCTCGGCGTCTCGCTTGAGCTGCCGTGGATCGATCTCGCCTGGGTGCTGCCCGAGCTGTTCCGCGAGCGCATCGATGCGCAGGTGCAGCTCGACGACTGGCTGGGGCTGTTCGGCATCGGCAACTTCCTGCGCCACAACGCGGTCGCCGACGCCTACGCGACGGCGCAGCTGCTGCAGGTGGCGCTGACGCGCGGCGCCGCGCGCGGCAAGGAGTCGGCGCAGGTGTTCATGGACACCGAGAAGGCCAGGCGCTGGGTGCGCCGGGGCGGCTAG
- a CDS encoding sodium:solute symporter family protein: MNSELADRLRRYYLAYTGGFVALIALLALLERHGMPPRWIGYAFLFFTIMIYAAIGIMSRTANVSEYYVAGRRVPAVFNGMATGADWMSAASFIGLAGTLYLSGYQGLAYVMGWTGGYVLVALFLAPYLRKFGQYTIPDFLAARYGGNAVRLVGVFAAVLASFVYVVAQIYGVGLIASRFVGLQFEIGIFLGLAGILVCSFLGGMRAVTWTQVAQYVILIIAYIAPVTLLSMKVTSVPVPQLVYGEVLEKVRVLETQIFHLPAEEDARRRYQQRADAYAGRIERLPASLVEEKQQLSAAINERKLDANASMREVLALERQRRELPATPEAARAKWGEAKQAALERAAVPSHHAEAFPGASEEQRNAARINFLTLVFCLMVGTAALPHILVRYYTTPSVREARKSVFWSLLFILALYLTAPAYAVFAKYEIYLHLVNSEIARLPGWIAAWGKLGLVSIEDINGDGLLQLAELTLNPDVIVLATPEIAGLPYVVSGLVAAGALAAALSTADGLLLTITGALSHDVYYKVIRPQATTQWRLVISKSLLLVVAVMAAMVAAQKPATILSMVAWAFSIAGASFFPALVLGIFWRRANKPGAIAGMLAGLAMTLYYMLRVQFDNIPWLGLHGIGMEPWLEVQSTSAGVWGVPVGFVVIVVVSLLTAPPPPQTQALVERLRYPVG; encoded by the coding sequence ATGAACTCGGAACTCGCGGATCGGCTGCGCCGCTACTACCTGGCCTACACGGGCGGCTTCGTGGCGCTGATCGCGCTGCTCGCGCTGCTCGAACGGCACGGGATGCCGCCGCGCTGGATCGGCTACGCCTTCCTCTTCTTCACGATCATGATCTACGCGGCGATCGGCATCATGAGCCGCACCGCCAACGTCTCCGAATACTACGTCGCCGGCCGCCGCGTGCCGGCGGTGTTCAACGGCATGGCCACCGGCGCCGACTGGATGAGCGCCGCGTCGTTCATCGGGCTCGCCGGCACCCTCTACCTCTCCGGCTATCAGGGGCTGGCCTACGTGATGGGGTGGACCGGCGGCTACGTGCTGGTGGCGCTGTTCCTCGCCCCCTACCTGCGGAAGTTCGGCCAGTACACGATTCCCGACTTCCTCGCCGCGCGCTACGGCGGCAACGCGGTGCGGCTGGTCGGCGTCTTCGCCGCGGTGCTGGCGTCCTTCGTCTACGTGGTCGCGCAGATCTACGGCGTCGGCCTGATCGCCAGCCGCTTCGTCGGCCTGCAGTTCGAGATCGGCATCTTCCTCGGGCTGGCCGGCATCCTCGTCTGCTCCTTCCTTGGCGGCATGCGCGCGGTGACCTGGACGCAGGTCGCGCAGTACGTGATCCTGATCATCGCCTACATCGCGCCGGTGACGCTGCTGTCGATGAAGGTCACCTCGGTGCCGGTGCCGCAGCTGGTCTACGGCGAGGTGCTGGAGAAGGTGCGCGTGCTCGAGACGCAGATCTTCCACCTGCCGGCAGAAGAGGACGCACGCCGCCGCTACCAGCAGCGCGCCGACGCCTACGCCGGGCGCATCGAGCGCCTGCCGGCCTCGCTCGTCGAGGAGAAGCAGCAGCTGTCGGCGGCGATCAACGAGCGCAAGCTCGATGCCAACGCGTCGATGCGCGAGGTGCTGGCGCTCGAGCGGCAGCGCCGCGAGCTGCCGGCGACGCCGGAGGCGGCGCGCGCGAAGTGGGGCGAGGCGAAGCAGGCGGCGCTGGAGCGGGCGGCGGTACCCAGCCACCACGCCGAGGCCTTCCCCGGCGCCAGCGAGGAGCAGCGCAACGCCGCGCGCATCAACTTCCTGACGCTGGTGTTCTGCCTGATGGTCGGCACCGCCGCGCTGCCGCACATCCTCGTCCGCTACTACACGACGCCGAGCGTGCGCGAGGCGCGCAAGTCGGTGTTCTGGTCGCTGCTGTTCATCCTCGCGTTGTACCTGACGGCGCCGGCCTACGCGGTGTTCGCCAAGTACGAGATCTACCTGCATCTGGTGAACAGCGAGATCGCCAGGCTGCCGGGGTGGATCGCCGCCTGGGGCAAGCTCGGCCTGGTGTCGATCGAGGACATCAACGGCGACGGCCTGCTGCAGCTCGCCGAGCTGACGCTGAACCCGGACGTCATCGTGCTGGCGACGCCGGAGATCGCCGGCCTGCCCTACGTCGTCTCCGGGCTGGTCGCCGCCGGTGCGCTGGCGGCCGCGCTGTCGACCGCCGACGGCCTCCTGCTGACGATCACCGGGGCGCTGTCGCACGATGTCTACTACAAGGTGATCCGGCCGCAGGCGACGACGCAGTGGCGGCTGGTGATCTCGAAGTCGCTGCTGCTGGTGGTGGCGGTGATGGCGGCGATGGTCGCCGCGCAGAAGCCGGCGACGATCCTGTCGATGGTCGCCTGGGCCTTCTCGATCGCCGGCGCTTCTTTCTTTCCGGCGCTGGTGCTGGGCATCTTCTGGCGGCGCGCGAACAAGCCCGGCGCCATCGCCGGCATGCTCGCCGGGTTGGCGATGACCCTCTACTACATGCTGCGCGTGCAGTTCGACAACATCCCCTGGCTCGGCCTGCACGGCATCGGCATGGAACCCTGGCTGGAGGTGCAGTCCACCTCGGCCGGCGTCTGGGGGGTGCCGGTCGGCTTCGTCGTCATCGTCGTCGTCAGCCTGCTCACCGCCCCGCCGCCGCCGCAGACGCAGGCGCTGGTCGAGCGTCTGCGCTACCCGGTCGGCTGA
- a CDS encoding DUF4212 domain-containing protein — protein MTGILLFIWFVVTFVASFYARELNSVVILGFPLGFYMGAQGSLVVYVLIIWYYARYMNKLDQEYGVHEGEDD, from the coding sequence GTGACCGGGATACTCCTGTTCATCTGGTTCGTCGTCACCTTCGTCGCATCGTTCTACGCGCGCGAGCTCAACTCCGTCGTGATCCTGGGCTTCCCGCTCGGCTTCTACATGGGGGCGCAGGGTTCGCTGGTGGTGTACGTGCTGATCATCTGGTACTACGCCCGCTACATGAACAAGCTGGACCAGGAGTACGGGGTCCACGAAGGGGAGGATGACTGA
- a CDS encoding sodium:solute symporter family protein produces the protein MAQTQSQFAAQLKKYYTFYTGGFVAFVIAVGILEFAGVPNKILGYIFLAATILLYAGIGFMSKTADVSEYYVAGRRVPALFNGMATGADWMSAASFIGMAGTLYHAGYDGLAFIMGWTGGYCLVALFLAPYLRKFGQFTIPDFLGARYGGNIPRLIGVLAAILCSFTYVIAQIYGVGLITSRFTGLEFTLGVFVGLAGILVCSFLGGMKAVTWTQVAQYIILIVAYMIPVVWLSVKHTGNPIPQIAYGQQLQKVGEREKVLNDKASPDGAKEESVRQIFRDRAAAADANLKALETGGAAYLAAEKEKLVAKVTELRTTGGDAKAIEAAEKAVKDYPATPADAKKAWTAAKAANTAKAAPIKSHAEPFPAKDDKARDVAKRNFLALILCLMVGTAALPHILMRFYTTPSVREARVSVFWSLFFIFLLYFTAPALAVLVKYEVYSNLVGTSFAQLPAWVANWATVDKTLMAITDINKDGLVQLAEITIGGDLVVLATPEIAGLPYVISGLVAAGGLAAALSTADGLLLTIANALSHDVYYKIIDPNAPTTRRLVVSKSLLLVVAVLAAYVTSLKPGDILFLVGAAFSLAASAFFPALVCGVFWKRANKLGAILGMSLGLIICAYYMYLTYPFFGVNAPKWWDINPIAAGIFGIPAGFIGIIIGTLITPAPSKEVQELVDHVRYPSLEGDINTAGA, from the coding sequence ATGGCCCAGACCCAATCGCAATTCGCCGCCCAGCTGAAGAAGTACTACACCTTCTACACCGGCGGTTTCGTCGCCTTCGTGATCGCGGTCGGCATCCTCGAGTTCGCCGGGGTGCCGAACAAGATCCTCGGCTATATCTTCCTCGCCGCGACCATCCTGCTCTACGCCGGCATCGGCTTCATGTCGAAGACGGCGGACGTGTCGGAGTACTACGTCGCCGGCCGCCGCGTGCCGGCGCTGTTCAACGGCATGGCCACCGGCGCCGACTGGATGTCGGCGGCGTCCTTCATCGGCATGGCGGGTACGCTGTACCACGCTGGCTATGACGGACTCGCCTTCATCATGGGCTGGACCGGCGGCTACTGCCTGGTGGCGCTGTTCCTGGCACCGTACCTGCGGAAATTCGGGCAGTTCACGATCCCGGACTTCCTCGGCGCGCGCTACGGCGGCAACATCCCGCGCCTGATCGGCGTGCTCGCCGCGATCCTCTGCTCGTTCACCTACGTGATCGCGCAGATCTACGGCGTCGGCCTGATCACCAGCCGCTTCACCGGCCTCGAGTTCACGCTCGGCGTCTTCGTCGGCCTCGCCGGCATCCTCGTCTGCTCGTTCCTCGGCGGCATGAAGGCGGTGACCTGGACGCAGGTGGCGCAGTACATCATCCTGATCGTCGCCTACATGATCCCGGTCGTCTGGCTGTCGGTGAAGCACACCGGCAACCCGATCCCGCAGATCGCCTACGGCCAGCAGCTGCAGAAGGTCGGCGAGCGCGAGAAGGTGCTCAACGACAAGGCCTCGCCCGACGGCGCCAAGGAGGAGAGCGTTCGCCAGATCTTCCGCGACCGCGCCGCCGCCGCCGACGCCAACCTGAAGGCGCTGGAGACCGGCGGTGCCGCCTACCTCGCGGCCGAGAAGGAGAAGCTGGTGGCGAAGGTCACCGAGCTGCGCACCACCGGCGGCGACGCCAAGGCGATCGAGGCGGCCGAGAAGGCGGTCAAGGACTATCCGGCGACGCCGGCCGACGCGAAGAAGGCGTGGACCGCGGCGAAGGCCGCCAACACCGCCAAGGCGGCGCCGATCAAGTCGCACGCCGAGCCGTTCCCGGCCAAGGACGACAAGGCGCGCGACGTCGCGAAGAGGAACTTCCTCGCGCTGATCCTGTGCCTGATGGTCGGTACCGCCGCGCTGCCGCACATCCTGATGCGCTTCTACACGACGCCATCGGTACGTGAGGCCCGCGTCTCGGTGTTCTGGTCGCTGTTCTTCATCTTCCTGCTCTACTTCACCGCGCCGGCGCTGGCCGTGCTGGTCAAGTACGAGGTCTATTCGAACCTGGTCGGCACGTCGTTCGCGCAGCTACCGGCATGGGTCGCGAACTGGGCCACGGTGGACAAGACGCTGATGGCGATCACCGACATCAACAAGGACGGCCTCGTCCAGCTCGCCGAGATCACCATCGGCGGCGACCTCGTCGTGCTCGCCACGCCCGAGATCGCCGGCCTGCCGTACGTGATCTCCGGCCTAGTCGCCGCCGGCGGCCTGGCCGCCGCGCTGTCGACCGCCGACGGCCTGCTGCTGACGATCGCCAACGCGCTGTCGCACGACGTCTATTACAAGATCATCGACCCGAACGCGCCGACGACCCGCCGCCTGGTGGTGTCGAAGTCGCTGCTGCTGGTGGTGGCGGTCCTCGCGGCCTACGTCACTTCGCTGAAACCGGGCGACATCCTGTTCCTGGTCGGCGCGGCGTTCTCGCTGGCGGCGTCCGCCTTCTTCCCGGCGCTCGTCTGCGGCGTGTTCTGGAAGCGGGCGAACAAGCTCGGTGCGATCCTCGGCATGTCGCTGGGCCTCATCATCTGCGCCTACTACATGTACCTGACCTATCCGTTCTTCGGGGTCAATGCGCCGAAGTGGTGGGACATCAACCCGATCGCTGCCGGCATCTTCGGCATCCCGGCCGGCTTCATCGGCATCATCATCGGCACGCTGATCACGCCGGCGCCGTCGAAGGAAGTGCAGGAGCTGGTGGACCATGTCCGCTACCCGAGCCTGGAAGGCGACATCAACACCGCCGGGGCGTAA
- a CDS encoding tetratricopeptide repeat protein, whose amino-acid sequence MNFEQWRHSTRAWLFHFIGKEELAYDEYVTAYRHHPTAAAARSLGCIKAGKEAMGDAVHWFEEAVRLEPEHAETWFNLGFVRERDGRRREAIDAFRESVRLQPTIDRAWYGMGMAHAALGEHQDAVKAFEEAARLQPMNSEARYQLGMACYHAGDLARARAAIKELKGFDPKRANALIRDTGSDEFDDLITTLPF is encoded by the coding sequence ATGAACTTCGAACAATGGCGCCATTCGACGCGCGCCTGGCTGTTCCATTTCATCGGTAAGGAAGAACTCGCCTACGACGAATACGTCACCGCCTACCGCCACCATCCGACCGCCGCCGCCGCGCGCAGCCTCGGCTGCATCAAGGCCGGCAAGGAGGCGATGGGCGACGCCGTGCACTGGTTCGAGGAAGCCGTCCGCCTCGAACCCGAGCACGCCGAAACCTGGTTCAACCTCGGCTTCGTGCGCGAACGCGACGGGCGCCGGCGCGAGGCGATCGACGCCTTCCGCGAGAGCGTCCGCCTGCAGCCGACGATCGACCGTGCCTGGTACGGCATGGGCATGGCGCACGCCGCCCTCGGCGAGCACCAGGACGCGGTGAAGGCCTTCGAGGAGGCTGCCCGGCTGCAACCGATGAACTCGGAGGCACGCTACCAGCTGGGGATGGCCTGCTACCACGCCGGCGACCTCGCCCGTGCGCGCGCCGCGATCAAGGAACTGAAAGGCTTCGACCCGAAACGGGCGAACGCACTGATCCGCGACACCGGCAGCGATGAATTCGACGACCTGATCACCACCCTTCCCTTCTAG